TTCCGCACCTTTTCTAAAACAGACGCTGTAGTTCAACCACCAGATATGGGCTGGACGCAGGGATCACTCGGGGTGGGTCTCTGGCCGGTCTGATGCAGAATGGCAGAGTGAATGATCAGTGGCCTTAGGCTCTATGACTCTATGACATGGGAGGAAGAGGGTACAAAGAACTAACCCTTGGCTTTTTCTAACAGGCTTGGCCGTATGGATCTAATTACTATTATAACCCCCAGGTAAGTCTCAGACATTCTGTCGGACAGGAGAGCCTCTTATATGCCTCATAATGAGAGACCGGACACAGGTCTTGGGCCTTTCATGTGGAAAATGGAGGGGACAGGTTAAATGAAAGACCCCTGGTGCATCACACCCACAGAAGAACCTAGATAGATGAATGGCCAGGCTCATGAAGGTCTCTAGGCTACCTCCCTGATAGTTCAGGGACCCCCATTATGCGTCCATTTTGGCAGGGGCAACCTAAGTGGTTCCTGCAGTCTTTGGAGCCGAGCCCTACCACCAACCGGCTTCCGAGTGCTTCACAATAACGGCCAGCTAGGAGCTGTCCGGGGCGGTTACACAAGGGTTAGGCTCAGCTGATGTGTTCATCCCACTGTAcagggggcaggtgctgggtaGCACTAAAAGCATGTGTCTGTCTCACAGGTTTTCAAATACATGTGTGAGGAGATAGCCAGATATGCaggtgtgtggatggatggatggatggatggatggatggatggatggatggataagtaCATATGGGGCTAGCTAGATAAGTACGTATGCAgattcaaggaggataggtccatcaatggctattagccaggataggcagggatggtgtccctagcctctgtttgccagcagctgggaatgggcaacgggggatggctcacttgatggttaccagttctgttcattccctctggggcaccaggcattggccactgtcggcagatacagacaggacactgggctagatggacctttggtctgacccagtctggccgttcttatgatttTACAAGTTGCACATCGCTTTATATGtctcacagactcatagactttaaggtcagaagggaccgttatgattatctagtctgacctcccgcatgatgcgggccacaaaagctgacccacccactcctggaataattctctcccttgactcagctgttgaagtccctaaatcatgatttaaagacttcaagtcgcagagaatcctccagcaagcaacccctgccccgtgctgcggaggaaggcgaaaaatctccggggcctctgccaatctaccctggaggaaaattccttcccaaccccaaatatggcgatcagctgaaccccgagcatgcgggcaaattctccagccagaccctccggaaaaaaagttctctgtagtaacttttaatatcccatcattgaccattgttactaattaccagcgatggcacgttattgatctattgactaaaatcatgttatcccatcaaaccatcccctccataaacgtatcaagcttaatcttaaagccagagaggtctttcacccccactgtttccctcagaaggctgttccaaaacttcacccctctgatggttagaaaccttcgtctaatttcaagcctaaacttcccgacggccagtttatatccattcgttctcatgtccacattagtactgagctgaaataattcctctccctccctggtatttatccctctgatatatttgtcCCTAAAATCCAGCCCATGGGTTTGTCCCGGTTCCCTAACTtgttgttctgttccttccctatCTTTGTGTTGGATACTAGCATTCCAGGCACTAGTCCGTGAAGATACTTCCCTGGCTTGTATGAATATATCTAGATTTTGGCAAGTTTCCTGTCTGCTTATGCCAAACGCTTACTGCAGCAAAAACGCAAGgagttatgggatacttagccaAAGGGAACAGTATTATAGTGTAGGCCAGTTTAGCCTGTATCACTGTTACAATATTTGTGCTGAATGTTGCCGCTACTTAACACATACTAATATATATTGacggtgcagtgtgtgtgtgtatatatatatatatatgctagtCAGCAGATATTAGTCAACAGGTggatgactagtgattttggggccCCAATTTGGGGTCCCAgcggggtctgattttcagaggcagggggctcagcgcTTCCTGAAAATTAAAGTGTCTCTACTCACTTCTGCAAATCTTCAGCCCTTTGCTCACATCCCATCGTCTCCCAAATGCTCTAACTCCTGGTTTTCCTAACAGAACATGGCACTGGGGCAAGCAGGCCTTTGGCAGCCAGTAAGTACTAAACACTGCTTTCTTTGGAGATTAGCTTCAATTTACGGGCTAGAGCccagctggagtcaatgggaccagatcccagctggggtcaatcggccgtagctccattggagtcaatggggccagatccaagCTGGGGTCAATCGTCCATAGGTcagttggagtcaatgggccagatgctCACTGAAGAATAGTACAGATGTTTCCATCTCAGCCCATCAAAAAGGCAGCAGCCCCTGGGGAGACAGAAAACTCTCAAGGGTGAACAATTGAAAGGTGCTTAGTGATTTTGAAGCCCTCAGCGTTTGGGTGTACGGCTTTGAAAACCTTTGAGGGCCCTGCTTTTCAGACAGCGCCGAGCACTTGCCtgctgaaaatcagggctcttcaAGGTGTCTACTGCTGCACTCCCAGCAACGGAGGCACTCAAACATTAGTCGCTTTTGTGAGCAAAATCTTGGCCCACAATCCTGACTCTCATTTGCCATGCAGCAGTGCCCAGATGTCcctggtgctgcacagacactgacACAAGGGAGCCTGGGGGCCCATTGGGCCAGGCACTGCATAGGCACATGGTGAAAGTCAGCCTCTGCCCCATCGGCGTTCAGCCGCCCATCGTGCGGGCCAGGCACACACTGACCTTCTCCCCTCACTGACCCACCTCACCCAgaattctgtttgtttctgcCTGTCTGTTACTCCCTGTTCTATCTCCTCCATTTCCTGTGTCATGGGCCCCAGTTCTTCCTACCACACATCCTGCCTTTCCGCGTCACCAAAACACCACAGAACAGTTGCCATTAGAGAACTAGGACTTCATCTTCACTGCATGAGGAGCTCTCCAATTTTAGGGCTATCCCACAAAATTTGGAACCGATGCCATCAGTGGGGCTACAGGAGTCCCGTATCTCgcatggtgggtgggtggagggggtcCATCTGACAGGAAAGAGCCCACAGAACGACAACCTCTAACAGCTGGATTCCAGCTGTGACTGCAAGGGGATCCCCAGTGGGGTAACACAGACAGCCAGGTAATCAGAGCGCAAGGGACGTCTCAGCTGGAGTCTCTAGGGCTGAATCCCCATGGCCTAAATATCCGCTGTCTCTTGTCTGACTCCCCTGTTCCCTTGCCTGGCCTGGCAATACGGGGTTGGGGAAGGTCAGTGCTGAGAAATGCAAGTCTGGCTGGAAGGGGAAGTTGGGCAGGGCTGAGGGAAATGGGTGGTGCTGGGTTCAGACACAACGGGGTTGGAGGCCACTGTAAGAACCTGGGAGATACGTTCCCAGCAGGCTCCACTGTCAGCCcctgggaaggggggcgggttctTCCTGGACACAGAGAGGAGAATAGCGGTACGGtgccagagagcaagtgtgaaaaatcagaacacttttttggggggggatgggggagtacAGTggcctatataaaacaaagcccctaatattgggacagtcccaataatatcaggacttctggtcaccctaaatggagAGAAATAACCACCAATGATTTCTTGCAGGGCGGACAACAAAACCCAGGAGGCCAGGTGAGTTATGGGCTGGATGTTATTTAATATCATGTGAGGGTCCCCCAGGCAGGGAGATGAGATCCGAACCAAGCGCCCCAGTGTGGCGATGGGAGTCCGTGTCTCTCATGCTGGGTGGGCAGAGGGGCCCAtcgaacagggaagagcccaccCAGTGTCCCGCTCTGTCAGCACGATTCCAGCAGTGACGGCAAAGGGCTCCCCAGTGGGTAACACGGGCAGTCCCAGTGATCAGTGCACAAGGGGGATCACAGCTGCTGGGTTCCCCACAGAGTCAGGGCTTCACCGCTGGGACTCCAGGCCCTTTCCCAGTGGGCTCCTCCTACCCCCCACTCTGTATGACTGGGCCACTGGAGACTCTGCCCCACCTCGTGTCTGTCTCGGCCCAGGCCAGCACCTCTCTGTGCGAGGACCCAATGCGGGAAGGGAAACCCCTGGGGAAGGGATGTTTTCAGATCAGGGTCCCCGTCTGGTTCAGAAATCCCCCTGATGAAGGGGAGAGAATGGGGACCAGCACGTTAACCTCTGACTCTTTCTTACAGCCTGGTTTTGGATTTAACCTGGGGCTGGTGAGTGTctgtttatttgtttgtattatggtagggCCTAGAGCACAGGGACCCTTGCGCTAGGCGCCGGTACAAGGATGGTTCCTGCCCCCAAAACTCTGTCAAAGGACTTGTCTTCCCTGTGGCGCCCGCTGCTGGCCGAGCCTGGCCCTGCAAGTGCCCCCTGCCACAGTTTCCTCCTCGAGGCACGTCCCCCCGGTCTTCCCTCTGCAGACTGAGGTTGGTGCCAGACTCAGCTCTCTGGCCATGTCAGTAACTAAGGCATCGCCCTTCCCAAGGTAACACAACTGCAAACAAAGTTCTGTTGCCCTGTTTGGATTCCTCTTCAGCCTCCCTCTTAGGCTCCACTTACGTCTCCCTGCTCTGGGATCGAGAGCTAACTTCATGGTTCCTTCCCACAGTCCTCCCAGGCCCTACCTCAGGGCCGTCCCCAGACTCCCAGCATGGTCCCTTTGGGCCATGGTTTCTCCCCCACACTGTGCTCTCGCTGCCCTTTTATAGTGCCCAGGGGAGTTTCAGGCTGTCACCTGACTCCAATTATTCCTGCCCCTTATGGAAGGAAGCAAATTATGGTACAGGAAGGACCGATGGAACAGGGCTGGCTAGACTAGACCTCCTGGTCCTTTCAGGGCCAGGCCGCTCTGTTACGTGATCCCAGCAGGCACCAGCTGTCCCACCATCATCAAGTGCTTCGGGGGCATCGGCAGTTTGAGGGAGAGATTGACAGAGGGAAGGGAAACGCCAGGAGAATGAACGTTCCCGGTGCGGGGTCCCCTGCGGGTGGAAACGTCCCATGGCAGAGGGGAGCGAATGGGAATCAATTAACCAACCTCTGGCTCCTTTTTTCAGAATCCTTTTGATTTGGGCATCAAAGTGGTAAGTGGTTGAATTTCCCTCTGCTGCCGACTCTCCCCGGTGACAGCATTTCCTCACGGGGAAACCCCCAGGCAGGGAGATGAGATCTGAACCAAGCGCCCCAGTGTGGCGATGGGAGTCCGTATCTCTCATGCTGGGTGGGCAGAGGGGCCCATCTAACAGGGAAGAGCCCACCCAGTGTCCCGCTCTGTCAGCAGGATTCCGGCGGTGACTGCAAAGGGCTCCCCAGTGGGTAACACGGGCAGTCCCGGTGATCAGTGCACAGGGGGCATCTCAGCTGCCGGGTTCCCCACAGAGTCAGGGCTTCACCGCTGGGACTCCAGGTCCTTTCCCAGTGGGCTCCTCCTACCCCCCACTCTATATGAATGGGCCAccggagaccctgccccacctcGTGTCTGGCTGTGCCCAGGCCAGCGCCTCTCTGTGCAAGGACCCAACGCGGGATGGGAAACCCCTGGGGAAGGGATGTTTCCAGGTCAGGGTCCCCGGCTGGTTCAGAAATCCCCCTGAcggaggggagggaatggggacCAGCACGTTAACCTCTGGCTCTTTCTTACAGCCTGGTTTTGGATTTAACCTGGGGCTGGTGAGTGTctgtttatttgtttgtattatggtagggCCTAGAGCACAGGGACCCTTGCGCTAGGCGCCGGTACAAGGATGGTTCCTGCCCCCAAAACTCTGTCAAAGGACTTGTCTTCCCtgtggcgccccctgctggccgagCCTGGCCCTGCAAGTGCTCCCGCCACAGTTTCCTCCTCAAGGCGTGTCCCCTGCGTCTTCCCCCTGCAGACTGAGGTTGGTGCCAGACTCAGCTCTGTGGCCATGTCAGTAACTAAGGCATCACCCTTCCCAGGGTAACACAACTGCAAACAAAGTTCGGTCGCCCTGTTTGGCTTCCTCTTCAGCCTCCCTTTAAGAATGAACGTTCCTGGGGTCCCCTGGAGGCTGAAATGTCCCCATGacagaggggagggagtgggaatcAATTAACCAACCTCCAGCTCCTTTTTGCAAAAACCTTTTGATTTGGGCATCTATGTGGTAAGTGGTTGAATTTCCCTCTGCTGCCAAGTCTCCGCGGTGACAGCATTTCCTCACGGGGAGACCCGGCCCTAAAAGACAGTGATAGGGGCTCTATTGGGCTGGAGAACGTGACTGGAGGTCGATTGCAATGATGAATCCTGATCTCCAAGCGAAGTTGGGGAGCACCTATGAGCACTGACCTGGGCAAAGGAACAGAGGGGAGCATCTATTGCTGTAACCAAGGGAACAGCTCATCCTCTCCTGTCAATGCCAGACAGACTTTGGGGGGGCTGAAAAGCTGGAAAGATCTCACTCATCCATGCTGGAGCAGCTCCTGTCTGTAGAAAATGGGCCAGCTCGACTTCCCCTGCCTGCGGCTCTGTTTTCCTGGCCGTCTGCCGGAGACGAGAGATGCTGTTATTTTTGGTTATGTTCATCCGATAAAGCCAGCAGCTTTCACTGACTCTGGGCCGAGTCCCATGCAATGAGTGTTCTCAGAAGACCATGAGGCTGATGGAGTCTCTAGGGCCGAATCCCCATGCCCCAAATATCCACTGCCTCTTGTCTGACTCCCCTGTTCCATTGCCTGGCCTGGCAATACGGGGCTGCGGAAGGTCACTGCTGGGAAATGCAGGTCTGGCTGGAAGGGAAAACCAGCAGTGCTGAGGCACAGggcgtccttaggatttatggggccctacacagTGTTATTAAACCGGTGCCCCTGTGCCTGACTTGGGGCACAGCCACCACCCCGCCCGCGGACCCCCAGAAGACACCCCCCCTCATTGCTGACAAACACCGAGCTTCGTACGCAGCAgatgctgcagcagccagagctcgCAGCCTGGGGGGCAGAGACGAGGCCGCAAAGGACACCGAGCCGCCCGGCCTGCCTCACGACGGCGGAGAGTCACAATTCCCTGCCCCGTATCCTCTCCCTCATGCACAATGCGCCTCCTGGCGCATTCAGCTCTGTGAATacggcccctgcctaaggagactgcagcgtGCGCTGGGTGTTCAGGAGCCAACCCGCCCTTACGTACTGTCCcgggggtgccccaaatttttgaGTGCCCTATGCAATCGtgtatgctgcgtatgcctatGGCCGGCCCTGCTGAGAGAAATGGGTGGTGCGGGGCTCAGACAGAATGAGGTTGGAGGCCACTGTACGACCCAAGGAGATATGTTCCCAACAGGCTCCGcagtccctagggctgggtttcttCCTGGACACGGAGAGCAGAATGGAGAGAAATAACCACCAATCATTTCTTGCAGGGCGGACCACAAAACCAAGGAGCCCAGGTGAGTTTGGGGTCAATGTTTCATATTAGCCGAGCGCTCCCCAGGCAGGGAGATGAGATCCGAACCAAGCGCCCCAGTGTGGCGATGGGAGACCCTTGCGCTAGCCACCGGTacaaagatggttcctgcccccaaAACTATGTCAAAAGACTTGTCTTCCCtggggcgccccctgctggcctagCCTGCCCCTGCAGATGCCCCCGTCTTGTCTGCTCTGACTGCCCTGTTCCATTGCCTGGCCTGGCAATATGGGGTTGGGGAAGGTCACTGCTGGGAAATGCAGGTCTGGCTGGAAGGGGAAGCCGGGCAGTGCTGAGGGAAATGGGTAGTCTGGGGCTCAGACACAACGGGGTTGGAGGCCACTCTAAAAACCTGGCAGAACCGTTCCCAGCACGATCGGCTGTCAGcccctagggctgggtttcttCCTGGACACAGGGAGCAGAATGGAGAGAAATAACCACCAATCATTTCTTGCAGGGCGGACAACAAAACCAAGGAGCCCAGGTGAGTTTGAGGTCAATGTTTCATATTAGCCGGGCCGGGAGATGAGATCCGAACCAAGCGCCCCAGTTTGGCGATGGGAGTCCCGTGTCTCgcatggtgggtgggtggaggggtcCATCTGACAGGAAAGAGCCCACAGAATGACAACCTCTAACAGCTGGATTCCAGCTGTGACTGCCAGAGGATCCCCAGTGCAGTAACACAGACAGCCAGGTAATCAGCGCACAAGGGACGTCTCAGCTGGAGTCTCTAGGGCCGAATCTCCATGCCCCAAATATCCGCTGCCTCTTGTCTGCTCTGACTGCCCTGTTCCCTTGCCTGGCCTGGCAATACGGGGTTGGGGAAGGTCAGTGCTGGGAAATGCAGGTCTGGCTGACAGGGGAAGCCGGGCAGTGCTGAGGGAAATGGGTGGTGAGGGGCTCAGACACAACGGGGTTGGAGGCCACTCTAAAAACCTGGGAGATACGTTCCCAGCAGGCTCCACTGTCAGCCGCTGGGGGCAGGTTCTTCCTGGACACAGAGAGGAGAATAGCGGTAAGGtgccagagagcaagtgtgaaaactcAGAACACTTTTTTTTCGGGGGCGGGTGGTGGAGTGGGGAGAAGTACAGTGGCCTATATAAatcaaagcccctaatatcgggacagtcccaataatatcaggacgtctggtcaccctaaatggagAGAAATAACCACCAATGATTTCTTGCAGGGCGGACAACAAAACCCAGGAGGCAAGGTGAGTTATGGGCTGGATGTTATTTAATATCATCTGAGGGTCCCCCAGGCAGGGAGATGAGATCCGAACCAAGCACCCCAGTGTGGCGATGGGAGTCCATATCTCTCATGCTGGGTGGGCAGAGGGGCCCAtcgaacagggaagagcccaccCAGTGTCCCGCTCTGTCAGCGGGATTCCAGCAGTGACGGCAAAGGGCTCCCCAGTGGGTAACACGGGCAGTCCCGGTGATCAGTGCACAGGGGGCATCTCAGCTGCCGGGTTCCCCACAGAGTCAGGGCTTCACCACTGGGACTCCAGGCCCTTTCCCAGCGGGCTCCTCCTACCCCCCACTCTATATGAATGGGGCACCGGAGACTCTGCCCCACCTCATGTCTGGCTTGGCCCAGGCCAGCGCCTCTCTGTGTGAGGACTCAATGAGGGACAGGAAACCCCTGGGGAAGGGATGTTTCCCGGTCAGGGCACCTGCTGCTTCAGAAATCCCCCTGATGAAGGGGAGAGAATGGGGACCAGCACGTTAACCTCTGGCTCTTTCTTACAGCCTGGTTTTGGTTTTAACCTGGGGGTggtgaatatttattttttgtttcattgtAGTAGGGCCTACAGGATagggccccattgcgctaggcgctgtgcaAAGATAACAGAGatagttcctgccccagagagctcactaCGTACGTTTCATATCAGAGAAAAAGAAGTGGATGCAGCAAACATACAGTTTGGGACAGTTCTGAGCAGAGACACAAGTCGCTGGACCCTCATCCGGTGCTTT
Above is a window of Chrysemys picta bellii isolate R12L10 chromosome 20, ASM1138683v2, whole genome shotgun sequence DNA encoding:
- the LOC135976899 gene encoding 41 kDa spicule matrix protein-like, yielding MQMNSLARVLLLSLLLLERARAAPLWAWPYGSNYYYNPQNMALGQAGLWQPGGQQNPGGQPGFGFNLGLNPFDLGIKVPGFGFNLGLGGPQNQGAQGGQQNQGAQGGQQNPGGKDPFNLGINVGGPQKPGDLPGFGFNLGLGGQQNQGAQDPFNLGINVSLLSHS